In one window of Microcaecilia unicolor chromosome 9, aMicUni1.1, whole genome shotgun sequence DNA:
- the CHP1 gene encoding calcineurin B homologous protein 1 yields the protein MGSRASTLLRDEEIEEIKKETGFSHSQITRLYSRFTSLDKGENGTLCREDFQRIPELAINPLGDRIINAFFPEGEDQVNFRGFMRTLAHFRPIEDNEKSKDLSGSEPLNSRSNKLRFAFCLYDLDKDDRISRDELLQVLRMMVGVNISDEQLGSIADRTIQEADLDGDSAISFTEFVKVLEKVDVEQKMSIRFLH from the exons ATGGGTTCACGGGCTTCCACCTTACTGAGAGACGAGGAGATCGAAGAGATCAAGAAGGAGACCGGCT TTTCCCACAGTCAAATCACTCGCTTGTACAGTCGGTTCACTAGCCTGGACAAAGGAGAGAATGGGACCCTCTG CCGGGAAGACTTCCAGCGTATTCCAGAGCTGGCCATCAACCCGCTAGGAGACCGGATTATCAATGCCTTTTTCCCTGAGGG AGAGGACCAGGTAAACTTCCGTGGGTTCATGAGGACTCTGGCTCATTTTCGACCTATTGAAGATAATGAGAAGAGCAAAGACCTAAGTGGATCAGAACCACTAAATAGCCGTAGCAACAAACTTCGCT TTGCTTTCTGTCTCTATGACTTGGACAAAGATGACAGGATTTCTCGGGATGAGCTCCTTCAG GTATTGCGTATGATGGTTGGTGTGAACATCTCAGATGAGCAGTTGGGCAGCATTGCAGATCGGACAATCCAGGAGGCTGACCTGGATGGAGACAGTGCCATCTCCTTCACTGAGTTTGTGAAG GTTTTGGAGAAGGTGGATGTTGAACAGAAAATGAGCATACGCTTCCTGCATTGA